From Medicago truncatula cultivar Jemalong A17 chromosome 7, MtrunA17r5.0-ANR, whole genome shotgun sequence, a single genomic window includes:
- the LOC112416267 gene encoding pentatricopeptide repeat-containing protein At3g61360, with the protein MHKLFFFNNLKNHIHTPKPASYIFNNHFTTQSKNLPNIDTITTIINNHPFPQKPLHPTLLHYFPPTTPIPSSLIQNILIRLFASHSNGLKALEFFNFTIKNTHTNPCASSLEITLHILTRMRYFDKAWSLLIQIANTYPGLLTLKAMNIMLAKIAKYKSFEETLDGFRRMEEEVFVGREFGSDEFNVLLKVFATQRQMKEARSVFVRFVDRFKADTKSMNILLLGFKETGDVTSVELFYHEMVKRGFKPDSVSFGIRIDAYCKKGRFGDALRLLEEMESRKFVVSVETITTLIHGAGLVQNPGKAWQLFNEIPLRNLVVDSGVYNALITTLVRNRDVVSALSLMDGMIEKQILPDGVTYHTIFLGLMKSRGIEGVSELYQKMTKRKFVPKTRTVVVLMKYFCHNSRLDLSLSLWNYLVEKGHCPHAHALDLLVTGLCSRGLVQEAFSCSKQTLERGRYISSTAFLMLERLLKQSRDVDKLKELDQMIKKLRSVLPPSRGHATGISDSKVIM; encoded by the coding sequence ATGCACAAACTCTTTTTCTTCAACAACCTCAAAAACCATATCCACACTCCAAAACCAGCCTCATACATATTCAACAACCACTTCACAACACAATCCAAAAATCTCCCTAACATAGAcacaatcacaacaatcatCAACAACCACCCATTCCCACAAAAGCCCTTACACCCAACACTCCTTCACTATTTCCCACCAACAACACCAATCCCATCTTCGTTAATTCAAAACATTCTTATACGCTTATTCGCTTCGCATTCCAATGGACTCAAAGCATTGGAGTTTTTCAATTTCACTATAAAAAACACTCACACCAACCCATGTGCAAGTTCACTTGAAATCACACTTCATATATTAACAAGAATGCGTTACTTCGATAAAGCTTGGAGCTTGTTGATACAAATTGCGAATACATACCCTGGTTTGCTTACATTGAAGGCAATGAATATAATGTTGGCGAAGATTGCTAAGTATAAATCTTTTGAGGAAACGCTTGATGGGTTTAGGAGGATGGAGGAGGAGGTTTTTGTTGGGAGGGAGTTTGGGAGTGATGAGTTTAATGTGTTGCTTAAAGTGTTTGCGACGCAGAGGCAAATGAAGGAGGCGAGGTCGGTTTTTGTTAGGTTTGTGGATAGGTTTAAGGCGGATACGAAGAGtatgaatattttgttgttAGGGTTTAAGGAAACGGGTGATGTTACGTCTGTTGAGTTGTTTTATCATGAGATGGTTAAGCGGGGGTTTAAGCCTGATAGTGTGAGTTTTGGTATTAGGATTGATGCTTATTGTAAGAAAGGGAGGTTTGGTGATGCTTTGAGGCTTTTGGAAGAGATGGAGAGTAGGAAGTTTGTTGTGTCGGTTGAAACGATAACTACGTTGATTCATGGAGCAGGGTTGGTTCAGAATCCGGGGAAGGCGTGGCAGTTGTTTAATGAGATTCCGTTGAGAAATTTGGTTGTTGATTCTGGTGTTTATAATGCGTTGATTACGACGTTGGTTAGAAATAGAGATGTTGTATCTGCGCTTTCGTTGATGGATGGGATGATTGAAAAGCAAATTTTGCCGGATGGTGTAACTTATCATACAATTTTCTTAGGATTGATGAAGTCAAGAGGGATTGAAGGTGTGTCTGAGCTTTATCAGAAAATGACTAAGAGGAAATTCGTTCCGAAAACAAGGACAGTTGTGGTGCTGATGAAATATTTTTGTCACAATAGCCGGCTTGATTTGAGTTTAAGTTTATGGAATTACCTTGTGGAGAAAGGACATTGTCCTCATGCTCATGCTTTAGATCTTTTGGTAACTGGGTTATGTTCAAGGGGTTTGGTGCAAGAAGCTTTTTCATGCTCGAAACAAACGTTAGAGAGAGGAAGATATATTAGTTCTACAGCATTTCTAATGCTGGAGAGGCTTTTGAAGCAATCGCGGGATGTCGACAAATTAAAGGAGCTTGATCAGATGATTAAGAAATTGCGAAGTGTCTTACCACCGTCTAGAGGACATGCTACTGGTATTTCTGACTCCAAGGTTATAATGTAG
- the LOC11405386 gene encoding KHG/KDPG aldolase produces the protein MASASTTLTLNQCQWLSSSTSSMRLPSSRVTCKASESHPQLSVSTTVDKTLCQINNSGVIACLRANSAEVALEAANAAIAGGISVLEIVMSTPGVFEVLQQLVKEHPRITLGVGTVLRIEDAKTAIKAGAKFLMSPANVKDILNYVQGGDILYIPGTMTPTEILSAYDAGAKMVKIYPVSALGGFQYIAALKKPFPHVSMVASQGITIDSMEEYIMRGASAVVLSDAIFDKEAISQCNFSKIYKLAQSATLLGNQAVNR, from the exons ATGGCCTCTGCAAGTACAACCTTAACCTTGAACCAATGTCAATGGTTGTCTTCTTCAACTTCTTCTATGCGTCTTCCTAGCAGCAGGGTTACATGCAAAGCCTCAGAGTCTCATCCTCAGCTTTCAGTATCCACCACAGTTGATAAAACACTCTGCCAAATCAACAATTCTGGTGTCATTGCTTGTCTCAGAGCCAATAG TGCAGAAGTGGCATTGGAAGCTGCAAATGCTGCAATAGCAGGTGGCATTTCAGTT TTGGAGATTGTGATGTCTACCCCAGGTGTTTTTGAG GTTCTACAGCAGCTGGTGAAGGAGCATCCTAGAATAACTCTAGGG GTTGGAACTGTTCTCAGGATTGAGGATGCAAAAACTGCAATTAAAGCCGGGGCTAAATTTCTAATGAGTCCTGCAAATGTTAag GATATTTTGAATTATGTTCAAGGTGGTGACATTTTATACATTCCCGGAACAATGACTCCAACCGAA ATATTGTCTGCATATGATGCAGGTGCTAAAATGGTCAAG ATTTATCCAGTTTCAGCACTTGGTGGATTTCAGTATATAGCAGCACTAAAGAAGCCCTTTCCTCATGTTTCTATGGTTGCTTCTCAGGGAATAACAATAG ATTCAATGGAGGAATATATTATGCGAGGAGCATCAGCAGTTGTTTTATCAGATGCTATATTTGATAAAGAGGCAATTTCTCAATGTAATTTCAGTAAGATATATAAACTTGCACAATCTGCTACCTTGTTGGGTAACCAAGCTGTGAATAGGtga
- the LOC11415216 gene encoding plant cysteine oxidase 2: MGIERNMVERKGRELCELLDETNTNNMKPRKNRRHLRRRTEMTPVQKLFLACKHVFANAAHGIVPSSQHIEMLRSVLAGIKPEDLGLKPDMPYFSNINGGTPKITYLHIYECEKFSMGIFCLPPSGVIPLHNHPGMTVFSKLLFGTMHIKSYDWAGDLPADVSQTQIPEKRLAKIKVDADFTAPCNPSILYPDDGGNMHCFTAVTACAVLDVLGPPYSDPDGRHCAYYRSFPFSNFPVEGISIPEEEKKDYEWLQEREKPESLQVIVKMYSSSKTMEN, translated from the exons ATGGGAATTGAGAGAAACATGGTTGAAAGAAAAGGGAGGGAGTTATGTGAATTACTTGATGAGACAAATACCAATAACATGAAACCAAGGAAGAACCGGCGGCATCTTCGTCGCAGGACGGAGATGACGCCGGTTCAGAAACTGTTTCTTGCTTGTAAACATGTTTTTGCTAATGCTGCTCATGGAATCGTTCCTTCTTCTCAACACATTGAAATGCTTCGTTCAGTTTTAG CTGGAATAAAGCCAGAAGACCTTGGCTTGAAACCAGACATGCCATATTTCAGCAATATCAATGGTGGAACTCCAAAAATTACTTACCTTCACATTTATGAGTGCGAAAAATTCTCG ATGGGAATATTTTGCTTGCCACCTTCAGGAGTTATTCCTCTTCACAATCACCCTGGAATGACGGTTTTTAGCAAGCTTCTATTTGGAACTATGCACATCAAATCTTATGATTGGGCCGGTGACCTGCCTGCTGATGTCTCACAAA CCCAGATTCCGGAGAAAAGATTGGCGAAAATCAAGGTTGATGCTGATTTTACTGCTCCTTGCAATCCTTCCATCCTTTATCCTGATGATGGCGGCAACATGCATTGCTTTACAGCAGTAACAGCTTGTGCAGTTTTAGATGTTCTTGGTCCTCCATACTCTGATCCTGATGGAAGGCATTGTGCATACTATCGAAGTTTCCCATTTTCCAACTTTCCAG TTGAAGGAATATCCATAccagaagaggaaaagaaagatTATGAATGGCTTCAAGAAAGAGAGAAACCTGAGAGTTTACAAGTAATAGTGAAAATGTACAGCAGCTCAAAGACTATGGAGAATTAA
- the LOC11416299 gene encoding WRKY transcription factor 72B has translation MSKMSSPSSSEIEEKRVTSIIHEVVEVDCSTEQEVTKEDKPKCSKEEMGEVKEENERLKTMLSRVEKDYNSLQLRFFDIVNKDVSMKDIEDSSTNSHEEIDEEPEFVSLCLGRSPNEYKKDAKNIENPNKPKEKEDMEVNLSLGLDSKYMVPMELVSDLSPMNSSEELPKEVEVEEKGAIFSTNKSTKVINVNDEISELLPAKRVRVSVRAKCDTPTMNDGCQWRKYGQKIAKGNPCPRAYYRCTVAPACPVRKQVQRCADDMSILITTYEGTHNHPLQVTASAMAYTTSAAASMMVSGSSTSSSSSHQNQNIHHNNSTSFGNSPTQINGLNFNHHQFEQSRTPKQHFFIPPNHNNLFPTITLDLTSPSSLSSSNIPSNVPRFSPNNLSFCSTQQPNFTPISSIWNNSNNKLGFINNNTNPNIEKTQVRPFNHFQENFYQNQNCMTSYQTPSRQALAETISKAISTDPSLHSVIAAAVSSIVGQGSNNGGKQEENRENGLGAGLNLKLGEYPQMVSNNLLNQNGKGCLKGSYFKRLSPTTSSQAKNFMLLQPSLPFSVSKSSASKPPSIVNNINNFDLDKNKHN, from the exons ATGTCAAAAATGTCGAGTCCTAGCAGTTCAGAGATTGAAGAGAAAAGAGTTACTTCAATTATTCatgaagttgttgaagttgattgCTCTACTGAACAAGAGGTTACAAAG GAAGACAAACCAAAATGTTCTAAAGAGGAGATGGGTGAGGTGAAAGAAGAAAACGAAAGATTGAAGACGATGCTATCGCGAGTTGAAAAAGATTACAATTCCCTTCAACTCCGTTTCTTTGACATCGTTAACAAAGACGTTTCTATGAAAGATATAGAAGATTCATCAACTAATTCACACGAAGAAATCGATGAAGAACCCGAGTTTGTGTCACTTTGCCTTGGAAGAAGTCCAAATGAGTATAAGAAAGATGcaaaaaacattgaaaaccCTAACAAACCTAAAGAGAAAGAAGATATGGAAGTTAACCTAAGTCTTGGATTAGACTCTAAATATATGGTTCCAATGGAGTTAGTATCTGATTTGAGTCCAATGAATAGCTCAGAAGAATTACCAAAGGAAgttgaagttgaagaaaaaggagcaatattttcaacaaataaatcaacaaaagtGATAAATGTAAATGATGAGATTTCAGAACTATTGCCTGCTAAAAGAGTCAGAGTTTCTGTGAGAGCTAAATGTGATACTCCCACG ATGAATGATGGATGTCAATGGAGGAAATATGGACAAAAGATAGCAAAAGGAAATCCATGTCCAAGAGCTTACTATCGTTGTACAGTTGCACCAGCTTGCCCAGTTAGGAAACAG GTCCAAAGATGTGCTGATGACATGTCCATCTTAATCACAACATATGAAGGAACACACAATCACCCTCTTCAAGTAACAGCATCAGCCATGGCATACACAACTTCAGCTGCAGCTTCAATGATGGTATCAGgttcatcaacatcatcatcatcatcacatcaaaatcaaaatatccaTCACAACAATTCCACATCTTTTGGAAATTCACCAACACAAATCAATGGTCTAAATTTCAATCATCACCAATTTGAACAATCAAGAACACCAAAACAACATTTCTTCATTCCACCAAACCATAATAATTTGTTTCCAACAATCACtcttgacctaacttctccttcaTCCTtatcatcatcaaacataccTTCAAATGTTCCGAGATTTTCGCCAAATAATCTTAGTTTTTGTTCCACACAACAACCAAATTTCACACCAATATCATCCATTTGGAACAATAGTAACAATAAATTAGGGTTTATTAAcaataacacaaaccctaataTTGAAAAAACTCAAGTTAGGCCTTTTAATCATTTCCAAGAAaatttctatcaaaatcaaaattgcatGACAAGTTATCAAACCCCTTCAAGACAAGCTTTGGCTGAAACAATAAGCAAAGCAATTAGCACTGATCCAAGTCTTCATTCAGTTATAGCTGCTGCAGTTTCGTCGATTGTAGGACAAGGATCAAACAATGGTGGAAAGCaagaagaaaatagagagaaTGGTTTAGGTGCAGGGTTGAATTTGAAACTTGGTGAGTATCCTCAAATGGTTTCAAACAATTTGTTGAATCAAAATGGTAAGGGATGCTTGAAGGGTTCATACTTCAAAAGATTGTCACCAACAACAAGTTCACAGGCTAAAAATTTCATGCTTCTTCAACCTTCATTGCCATTTTCTGTTTCTAAGAGCAGTGCTAGTAAACCTCCATCCATTGTTAACAATATCAACAATTTTGATCTAGATAAGAACAAACATAATTAA